A stretch of Sinimarinibacterium sp. NLF-5-8 DNA encodes these proteins:
- a CDS encoding diguanylate cyclase encodes MACSAGLLAGVIALGISCLWRAHQLHAQLAHEYVVTRIQPQLTEALQRRAPLSSLVDTLLRQRALGLVYLRVLDANGTALGSAGRLDHWRLPGPFARFAPAMRIKAYRLWTQSGRARLVGADQRRLGIVEYQLDPGRVDAVTIAATEHLRKIGWLALLLAVPLGGFVLFSLWQWRLTRRAPAAPLRETVSGATLIESTHALDALGYGWLSVDRNGRVQALNAQAERMTGWPQRDAQGQFHFSVARLHSRTGADVDVLARVIAQGSDQHFPAMRLQPRRGLPMPVEVAALLQRHASGGMDGMLLTLRDTTADQRALGALRREVRVSRAVVDHLEEGLLTTDMAGVIHSANARAEQLFGYSRDQLNGFTITKLMPVPFLNDGEVRITDYIPDPQRSRTLPRVTGWRADATTFPVELWVQTMHADGAEALVVVVRDISERLRGENLASRLGRLLDSATEEIYIFDADALRLVEVSGGARRNLGRSAEQLAALSLLEISSELEAEHWHGYLDALRNGEKDYVIYRCQHRRADGQTYPVEVRLSLSREEDPPVFMAIASDITERLADEQRLDQLAHYDALTGLPNRVMLQDRLQQAVLAAARGHRQLGVFFLDLDRFKQINDLHGHEVGDQVLRAVAQRLRSVMRDSDTVARLSGDEFVLLAPGLRSVEDATLIAQKVLDTFTAPLDIPGIEIDTQPSIGITLYPLDDVDAEGLLRHADSAMYEAKQAGRGCYRLFSVEISPERRRQLDLERELHAAMTLHQFELQMLPACNAAGQPQALIGQLRWQHPRHGWIEAAGVQQAASRAGLAGEIELWMIVEACQYLRRARDQHLPQLLHIVPISGWQLRDREFVSHVLDALEHSQLRGEHLLLALTPDGLVQASDSLARAQTQRLRARGVGFALREFRQLPDPDVIDLNAVLIDPAQRAQQGWMQPYQNQPGLLSIAVQVGNAAESRRSLDAGVALVSGAGVAPPVAGQALKALLEAQG; translated from the coding sequence GTGGCATGCAGCGCTGGGCTGCTCGCAGGCGTCATTGCGCTGGGCATCAGCTGCCTGTGGCGAGCCCATCAGCTCCATGCCCAACTGGCGCATGAGTACGTCGTCACCCGGATTCAGCCGCAACTCACCGAGGCACTGCAACGGCGCGCGCCTTTGTCGTCGCTGGTCGATACCCTGCTGCGCCAGCGCGCGCTGGGGCTGGTTTATCTTCGTGTTCTGGATGCCAACGGCACGGCGCTGGGCAGTGCCGGACGACTCGATCACTGGCGTCTGCCCGGGCCTTTTGCGCGTTTTGCGCCAGCCATGCGAATCAAGGCGTATCGGTTGTGGACGCAGTCGGGGCGCGCGCGCCTGGTAGGCGCGGATCAACGGCGCCTGGGGATCGTCGAGTACCAGCTCGATCCCGGCCGCGTTGATGCGGTGACGATTGCCGCCACTGAACATCTGCGCAAAATCGGCTGGCTGGCACTGCTGCTGGCCGTGCCGTTGGGCGGATTCGTGCTGTTCAGTCTTTGGCAATGGCGGCTGACGCGCCGCGCGCCTGCGGCGCCACTGCGCGAAACCGTCTCCGGCGCGACCCTCATCGAGTCAACACATGCGCTGGATGCTCTGGGATATGGCTGGCTGAGTGTTGATCGCAATGGTCGCGTGCAGGCGCTCAACGCCCAGGCCGAGCGCATGACCGGCTGGCCGCAACGGGATGCACAGGGACAGTTCCATTTTTCGGTTGCCCGTCTGCACAGTCGCACCGGCGCCGATGTCGATGTGCTGGCGCGGGTGATTGCGCAGGGCAGCGATCAGCATTTTCCGGCGATGCGCTTGCAGCCCCGGCGGGGTTTGCCGATGCCGGTCGAGGTGGCCGCATTGCTGCAACGCCATGCCAGTGGCGGCATGGATGGCATGTTGCTGACGCTGCGCGACACCACGGCTGATCAGCGCGCGCTGGGAGCCTTGCGGCGTGAGGTCAGGGTCTCGCGCGCGGTGGTTGATCATCTTGAAGAAGGGCTGTTGACCACCGACATGGCCGGGGTGATTCACTCCGCCAATGCGCGCGCGGAACAGTTGTTCGGGTATTCGCGCGATCAGCTCAACGGCTTCACCATCACCAAGCTGATGCCGGTGCCGTTTTTGAACGATGGCGAAGTGCGCATTACCGATTACATCCCCGATCCGCAGCGCAGTCGGACGCTGCCCAGAGTCACCGGCTGGCGCGCGGATGCGACGACGTTTCCGGTGGAGCTGTGGGTGCAGACGATGCACGCCGATGGTGCCGAGGCGCTGGTCGTGGTGGTGCGCGACATCAGCGAACGGCTGCGCGGCGAAAACCTCGCCAGTCGTCTGGGGCGCCTGCTCGACAGTGCCACCGAGGAAATCTACATCTTTGATGCCGATGCCCTGCGGCTGGTCGAAGTCAGCGGCGGCGCGCGCCGCAACCTCGGACGCAGCGCCGAGCAGCTGGCCGCCCTGAGCCTGCTTGAGATCAGCAGCGAGCTGGAGGCCGAGCACTGGCATGGCTATCTGGATGCACTGCGCAACGGCGAAAAAGACTATGTGATCTATCGCTGTCAGCACCGCCGCGCCGATGGGCAGACCTACCCGGTCGAGGTGCGGCTGAGCCTGTCGCGCGAAGAAGATCCGCCGGTTTTCATGGCCATTGCCAGCGATATCACCGAGCGTCTGGCCGATGAGCAGCGCCTCGATCAACTCGCGCACTATGACGCGCTCACCGGCCTGCCCAACCGGGTCATGTTGCAGGACCGTTTGCAGCAGGCCGTTCTGGCCGCCGCGCGCGGGCATCGGCAACTGGGTGTTTTTTTTCTGGATCTGGATCGCTTCAAGCAAATCAACGATTTGCACGGACACGAGGTGGGCGATCAGGTGCTGCGCGCGGTGGCGCAGCGCCTGCGCAGCGTCATGCGTGACAGCGACACCGTCGCGCGCCTGTCGGGGGATGAGTTTGTGCTGTTGGCACCGGGGCTGCGCAGTGTTGAAGATGCAACGCTGATTGCGCAAAAAGTACTGGATACGTTTACCGCACCGCTGGATATTCCCGGGATCGAAATCGACACCCAGCCCAGCATCGGCATCACCCTGTACCCGCTGGATGACGTCGATGCCGAAGGCCTGCTGCGCCACGCCGACAGCGCCATGTATGAAGCCAAGCAAGCCGGTCGCGGGTGCTATCGGCTGTTCAGTGTGGAAATCAGCCCCGAACGGCGGCGCCAACTGGATCTGGAGCGCGAGCTGCATGCGGCGATGACCCTGCATCAGTTTGAACTGCAAATGCTGCCGGCCTGTAATGCCGCCGGTCAGCCGCAGGCGCTGATCGGACAGCTGCGCTGGCAGCATCCGCGCCATGGCTGGATCGAAGCGGCAGGCGTACAGCAGGCGGCCAGCCGCGCCGGCCTGGCCGGTGAAATCGAGCTGTGGATGATTGTGGAAGCCTGCCAATATCTGCGGCGCGCGCGCGATCAGCACCTGCCGCAACTGCTGCATATCGTGCCGATCTCCGGCTGGCAGTTGCGTGATCGTGAGTTTGTCAGCCACGTTCTGGACGCGCTGGAGCACAGCCAGCTCCGTGGGGAACACCTTCTGCTGGCATTGACGCCGGATGGTCTGGTTCAGGCCAGTGACAGTCTTGCGCGCGCGCAGACGCAGCGCCTGCGCGCGCGCGGTGTGGGTTTTGCCTTGCGTGAGTTTCGACAGTTGCCGGACCCTGACGTCATTGATTTGAATGCGGTTTTGATCGACCCGGCACAGCGCGCGCAGCAAGGTTGGATGCAGCCTTATCAAAATCAGCCGGGGTTGCTGAGTATTGCCGTGCAGGTTGGCAACGCTGCCGAATCACGGCGCAGCCTGGATGCCGGCGTGGCGCTTGTCAGCGGTGCCGGCGTGGCACCGCCGGTGGCAGGTCAGGCGCTCAAGGCCCTGCTCGAAGCGCAAGGCTAG
- a CDS encoding AraC family transcriptional regulator encodes MAFLPDTLHPVAIARVMVNFAAGHGVDAETCLSDTGITAALLDDPEALIERQQELRLVENLMLALPQIPALGFELGLQYSIATFGIWGFALRISRSLREAIHLAIRYLPLSTAYCQFSVIEDAQYLRVVADPAPIPAHLRTFLLQRDTATAINLFHEMGLSGLRVHQLHYQGLEGAADAARIAQLCGITPQYHASANALLLRHAEADMPLPMYDPHLARLLEDQCRAQLEHRRVGGIVGQVRQLLLGPLGLIATLEEVAQHLAMAPRSLRRKLEAEGVQFRQLVEAERRQLALQLLQGTQMKLDELALHLGYGDTTSFTRAFRRWFDCAPGEYRKAHGAPTASIAAPGAGDAP; translated from the coding sequence ATGGCTTTTCTTCCAGACACGCTGCATCCGGTGGCCATTGCGCGAGTGATGGTCAATTTTGCCGCCGGTCACGGCGTGGATGCCGAAACGTGTTTGAGTGATACCGGCATCACCGCCGCCCTGCTGGATGACCCCGAGGCACTGATCGAGCGCCAGCAGGAATTGCGCCTGGTGGAAAACCTGATGCTGGCACTGCCGCAGATCCCGGCACTGGGTTTTGAGCTGGGCTTGCAGTACAGCATTGCCACCTTTGGCATCTGGGGGTTTGCCTTGCGAATCAGCCGCAGCCTGCGCGAGGCGATCCATCTGGCGATTCGCTACCTGCCGCTGAGCACGGCGTATTGCCAGTTTTCGGTGATCGAAGATGCGCAGTACCTGCGCGTGGTGGCCGATCCCGCGCCGATCCCGGCGCATCTGCGCACGTTTTTATTGCAGCGGGATACCGCAACCGCCATCAATCTGTTTCATGAAATGGGGCTTTCCGGGCTGCGCGTGCATCAGCTGCATTACCAGGGTCTTGAAGGCGCCGCCGACGCTGCGCGGATTGCCCAGCTGTGCGGGATCACGCCGCAGTATCACGCCAGTGCCAATGCTCTACTGCTGCGCCATGCCGAAGCGGATATGCCGCTGCCGATGTACGACCCGCACCTGGCGCGCTTGCTGGAGGATCAATGCCGCGCGCAGCTTGAGCACCGGCGCGTGGGCGGCATCGTCGGCCAGGTGCGCCAGCTTTTGCTGGGCCCGCTGGGGTTGATCGCAACACTGGAAGAAGTCGCCCAGCATCTGGCCATGGCGCCGCGCAGCCTGCGCCGCAAGCTGGAGGCCGAAGGCGTGCAGTTCCGCCAGTTGGTCGAAGCCGAGCGCCGACAGCTGGCCCTGCAGTTGCTGCAAGGCACGCAGATGAAGCTCGACGAGCTGGCGCTGCATCTGGGCTATGGCGACACCACCAGTTTTACCCGCGCGTTTCGGCGCTGGTTTGATTGCGCACCGGGGGAGTACCGCAAAGCTCACGGCGCCCCGACTGCATCCATCGCAGCACCCGGCGCAGGTGATGCGCCCTAG
- a CDS encoding fatty acid desaturase has translation MEQDLSVLNQQAIRTAREYVGQPAWPTVALVLAVLVGLAATFTLFASGQLPLLWATALYGALTFISYTPLHEAAHQNINGSNARLQWLNDLCGYLVAPWISVAYSTHKVEHFTHHRYTNQPEKDPDYVCKDMQKGLLAFVVYAIKFLWVQNTFLFREHWATAPARERAIYWAEISVMIGWRVGFLWLLPTLDSVIFLLAGYLSGAFFTAYWFAYRPHLPYEDSARYRNTNSMFMPRWMKPLEWFWLGQNLHSIHHLFPRVPFYRYHALHRRIEPIMRAHGTPMIGIFSRQPIPADADS, from the coding sequence ATGGAACAGGATCTGAGTGTATTGAACCAGCAGGCGATCCGCACCGCCCGCGAATATGTGGGTCAGCCGGCGTGGCCCACCGTGGCGCTGGTGCTGGCGGTACTGGTGGGGCTGGCCGCGACGTTTACGCTGTTTGCCAGCGGTCAACTGCCTTTGCTGTGGGCAACGGCACTGTATGGCGCGCTGACGTTTATTTCTTACACGCCGCTGCACGAAGCCGCGCACCAGAACATCAATGGCAGCAATGCCCGCCTGCAATGGCTCAACGACTTGTGCGGCTACCTGGTCGCCCCGTGGATTTCGGTGGCGTATTCCACGCATAAAGTCGAGCACTTTACCCACCACCGCTACACCAATCAGCCGGAAAAAGATCCCGACTACGTTTGCAAGGACATGCAAAAGGGACTGCTTGCCTTTGTTGTGTATGCCATCAAGTTTTTATGGGTGCAAAACACCTTTTTGTTTCGGGAACATTGGGCCACGGCGCCCGCGCGCGAGCGTGCCATTTACTGGGCCGAAATCAGCGTGATGATCGGCTGGCGCGTGGGCTTTTTGTGGCTGCTGCCGACGCTCGATAGCGTGATCTTTTTGCTGGCGGGTTATTTGAGCGGCGCGTTTTTCACCGCCTACTGGTTTGCCTATCGGCCCCACCTGCCGTACGAAGACTCCGCGCGCTATCGCAATACCAACAGCATGTTCATGCCGCGCTGGATGAAACCGCTGGAATGGTTCTGGCTGGGACAAAACCTGCACTCCATTCACCACCTGTTTCCGCGCGTGCCGTTTTATCGCTATCACGCCCTGCATCGGCGGATCGAGCCGATCATGCGCGCGCATGGCACACCGATGATCGGCATTTTCAGCCGTCAGCCGATTCCGGCCGATGCCGACTCATAA
- a CDS encoding thiolase family protein: MSTSVDDRLPVIVRGARTAFLDTAGAFSPLMNYQLAAAAIGGVLDKTGIDPALIDTVALGAVVPELTTTNVAREAMLSAGLPSTTAAFSTSMAGLSPNIAIGAVCDQIQLGRIDLAIAGGSDTFSDPLLRLGPSVRRALMKLNRDPSPGNALKLLRTIKPRDLLPQLPTATDLTTGMTMGDCAEAMARKFGVVRADCDRYAAQSHARAVQAWAQGRYDDDIAPVSLPGARAPIVRDDTPRADAAVDKLARLKPAFDASGVITAGNASRLTDGAGVLLLASAARARELALPAQAVIRDYILTGVTDLSTEMLLGPAIAIPKLLRKHGLKIDDIGVWELHEAFAAQLLANQNCLKSTEFARAYHGLDAAVGAIPEDRLNTWGGSLALGNPFAATGVRLLMTAARRLQQENQRYAIVSSCAGGGLGAAMLLEAL, from the coding sequence ATGTCCACGTCTGTTGATGATCGTTTGCCGGTGATCGTGCGCGGCGCGCGCACTGCGTTTCTGGATACGGCGGGGGCGTTTTCGCCGCTGATGAATTACCAGTTGGCTGCGGCGGCGATTGGCGGTGTGCTCGATAAAACCGGTATTGACCCGGCCTTGATTGATACGGTTGCCCTCGGCGCCGTGGTGCCGGAGCTGACCACCACCAATGTGGCGCGCGAGGCGATGCTCAGCGCCGGACTGCCCAGCACCACGGCGGCATTTTCCACGTCGATGGCGGGGCTGTCGCCCAACATTGCCATTGGCGCGGTCTGTGACCAAATTCAGCTGGGGCGCATTGATCTGGCGATTGCCGGAGGCTCTGATACTTTTTCTGATCCGCTGCTGCGCCTGGGCCCCAGCGTTCGCCGTGCGCTGATGAAGCTCAACCGCGACCCTTCACCGGGCAACGCTTTGAAGCTGCTGCGCACGATCAAGCCGCGTGATTTACTGCCGCAACTGCCCACCGCCACCGATTTGACCACCGGCATGACCATGGGGGATTGCGCCGAGGCGATGGCGCGCAAGTTTGGCGTGGTGCGCGCGGACTGTGACCGCTATGCGGCACAAAGCCACGCGCGCGCGGTGCAAGCCTGGGCACAGGGTCGATACGACGATGACATTGCCCCGGTAAGCCTCCCCGGCGCGCGCGCGCCGATCGTGCGCGATGACACCCCGCGCGCAGATGCTGCGGTGGACAAACTGGCACGCCTGAAACCTGCGTTTGATGCCAGCGGCGTGATCACCGCCGGTAACGCTTCACGGCTGACCGATGGTGCCGGGGTGTTGCTGCTGGCCAGCGCCGCGCGCGCGCGCGAGTTGGCGTTGCCGGCGCAGGCGGTGATCCGCGATTACATCCTCACCGGCGTCACCGATCTTTCTACCGAAATGCTGCTCGGCCCGGCCATAGCGATTCCCAAACTGCTGCGCAAGCACGGGTTAAAAATCGACGACATCGGCGTGTGGGAGTTGCACGAGGCGTTTGCGGCGCAGCTTTTGGCCAACCAGAACTGCCTCAAAAGCACGGAGTTTGCGCGCGCTTATCACGGTCTGGATGCCGCCGTGGGCGCGATTCCTGAAGATCGGCTCAACACCTGGGGTGGTTCATTGGCGTTGGGCAATCCGTTTGCCGCCACCGGCGTGCGCTTGCTGATGACTGCCGCGCGGCGTTTGCAGCAGGAAAATCAGCGCTACGCCATCGTCTCCAGTTGCGCGGGCGGTGGCCTGGGCGCGGCGATGTTGCTGGAGGCGCTGTAA
- a CDS encoding MaoC/PaaZ C-terminal domain-containing protein, whose amino-acid sequence MPAVSLKFARTQLPAVITSFGTALRSMTPLTRARALAPSTPAIDCRFAAPAADLVDAYARWSGAPPERYSQHLPAHFCSHWAFALLARLAAQAPYNLSRVLNQGLQLEIHTTIPRQVDLQLRGQLINVSEDAQRVRLHMHVTAGFDAIANAISLHSYAAVPKPGARKIPRSARDEPAFETVGSWSVNEGEGLDFALLTGDFNPIHTLPLVGKRTRFKGCILHGFGIVARTWEVLANAGFDIRSIDLRFIKPVPLPSHNLQVQVSDAQADGRRAFRLQNPDGAVHIAGRFGQA is encoded by the coding sequence ATGCCTGCCGTTTCGCTCAAATTTGCCCGCACCCAGCTGCCTGCCGTGATCACCTCGTTCGGCACGGCGCTGCGTTCGATGACCCCGCTCACCCGCGCGCGCGCGCTGGCGCCATCAACACCCGCGATCGACTGCCGCTTTGCCGCACCAGCGGCTGATCTGGTCGATGCCTACGCGCGCTGGTCAGGCGCCCCGCCCGAGCGCTACTCGCAACACTTGCCCGCACACTTTTGCAGCCATTGGGCCTTTGCCCTGCTGGCACGCCTGGCCGCCCAGGCACCCTACAACCTGAGCCGGGTGCTCAACCAAGGGCTGCAATTGGAGATTCACACGACGATTCCACGTCAGGTTGATCTGCAACTGCGCGGCCAACTGATCAACGTCAGCGAAGACGCCCAGCGCGTGCGCCTGCACATGCACGTCACCGCCGGTTTTGACGCCATCGCCAACGCCATCAGCCTGCACAGCTACGCCGCCGTACCCAAACCCGGCGCGCGCAAAATCCCGCGCAGCGCGCGCGACGAACCTGCCTTTGAAACCGTGGGCAGCTGGTCGGTGAACGAAGGCGAAGGGCTGGATTTTGCCCTGCTCACCGGCGACTTCAACCCCATTCACACCCTGCCGCTGGTGGGCAAACGCACCCGCTTCAAAGGCTGCATCCTGCACGGCTTTGGCATCGTCGCCCGCACCTGGGAAGTGCTCGCCAATGCCGGATTTGACATCCGCAGCATTGATCTGCGCTTTATCAAACCCGTGCCACTGCCCAGTCACAACCTGCAAGTGCAGGTGAGCGACGCGCAAGCCGATGGCAGACGCGCGTTCCGGCTGCAAAATCCCGATGGTGCTGTGCATATCGCCGGGCGGTTTGGCCAAGCCTAA
- a CDS encoding universal stress protein: MAAYTHLLAAIALDEHGQTVIERAQKLAALFNARLSIVHVVEYIPLETGEALMAAPPDLSAQLQQQAQQQLQQQCARLGLDDATLHITSGGVASEVHRLADELGVDLIVVGHHPRHGWLSLFSHTEEDVLQRARCDVMALCLTQP, from the coding sequence ATGGCCGCCTATACTCATTTGCTTGCCGCCATTGCCCTGGATGAGCACGGCCAGACCGTGATCGAACGCGCACAAAAACTCGCCGCACTGTTCAACGCGCGCCTGAGCATTGTCCACGTCGTGGAATACATCCCGCTGGAAACCGGAGAGGCATTGATGGCCGCCCCGCCCGACCTTTCGGCCCAGCTCCAGCAACAAGCGCAGCAGCAGCTCCAGCAGCAGTGCGCACGTCTGGGACTGGATGACGCCACCTTGCATATCACCAGCGGCGGCGTGGCCAGCGAAGTGCATCGGCTTGCCGACGAACTCGGCGTGGATCTGATCGTCGTCGGGCATCACCCCCGCCACGGCTGGCTGTCACTGTTCAGCCACACCGAAGAAGACGTTCTGCAACGCGCGCGCTGTGATGTGATGGCGCTGTGCCTGACCCAACCCTAG
- a CDS encoding class I adenylate-forming enzyme family protein — protein sequence MNISTILDMAAEAFGDRIGVVNGAERLDYATLRARAQAAAARIQASGAKYLVMLDVSSPAVPVAIFAAAYAGVPYVPLNYRLTQAEINALLARVTPALVVVGEAYAPLIEKRDDLQLIARADFFNLPEPAAPIIPEEDPHAVAVNLFTSGTTGAPKAAILRHENLMSYIMGTVEFGCADEADAIVVTVPPYHIAGISAVLSSTWACRRMVQLENFTPAAWLDAMRNESVSNAFLVPTMLQRIVDHLDAEKAQPNLPNLRALAYGGGKMPLTTITRAMQLFSGVDFTNAYGLTETSSTVAVLGPDDHRAALASDDPLVRRRLGSVGKAAAVEIEIRDDDGKVLGPDEAGLVFVRGPQVSGEYENLGSQLDAEGWFPTKDRGYLDAEGYLYLDGRADDVIVRGGENISPGEIEEVLLTHPAVADCACVAMPDEQWGEGVAAAIVLKPGTAAEAAELQELVKGQLRSSRVPQKIVFKDALPYNETGKVLRRVIRQEFA from the coding sequence ATGAACATCTCCACCATTCTGGACATGGCGGCTGAGGCTTTTGGTGACCGCATCGGTGTGGTCAACGGCGCTGAGCGGCTGGATTACGCCACGCTGCGCGCGCGCGCGCAGGCCGCTGCGGCGAGGATTCAGGCCAGCGGCGCCAAATACCTGGTGATGCTGGATGTCAGCAGCCCCGCCGTGCCGGTGGCGATTTTTGCCGCTGCCTATGCGGGCGTGCCTTATGTGCCGCTCAACTATCGCTTGACCCAGGCCGAAATCAACGCGCTGCTGGCGCGCGTCACTCCGGCGCTGGTCGTGGTCGGTGAGGCTTACGCGCCGCTGATTGAAAAGCGCGATGATCTGCAACTGATCGCGCGCGCGGATTTCTTCAACCTGCCTGAGCCGGCTGCGCCGATCATCCCCGAAGAAGACCCGCATGCGGTTGCCGTGAATCTGTTCACCAGCGGCACCACCGGCGCGCCCAAGGCGGCGATTCTGCGTCACGAAAACCTGATGTCCTACATCATGGGCACGGTCGAGTTTGGCTGCGCCGATGAGGCCGACGCCATCGTCGTCACCGTGCCGCCGTACCACATCGCCGGCATCTCCGCTGTGCTGTCCAGCACCTGGGCGTGCCGCCGCATGGTGCAGCTGGAAAACTTCACCCCCGCCGCATGGCTCGACGCCATGCGCAACGAATCGGTCAGCAACGCCTTTTTGGTGCCCACCATGCTGCAACGCATTGTGGATCACCTCGACGCCGAAAAAGCCCAGCCCAACCTGCCCAATTTGCGCGCGCTGGCCTACGGCGGCGGCAAAATGCCACTGACCACCATCACCCGTGCGATGCAACTGTTCAGCGGGGTGGACTTCACCAACGCCTACGGCCTGACTGAAACCAGCTCCACCGTCGCCGTACTCGGCCCGGATGATCACCGCGCCGCACTGGCCAGCGACGATCCTTTGGTGCGCCGTCGCCTCGGCTCGGTGGGCAAGGCCGCTGCGGTTGAAATCGAAATCCGCGATGACGACGGCAAGGTGCTCGGCCCAGACGAAGCCGGACTGGTGTTCGTGCGCGGCCCGCAAGTCTCCGGCGAATACGAAAACCTTGGCAGCCAGCTCGACGCCGAAGGCTGGTTCCCCACCAAAGACCGTGGCTATCTCGACGCCGAGGGCTATCTGTATCTGGATGGTCGCGCCGATGACGTCATCGTCCGTGGCGGGGAAAACATCTCGCCGGGCGAAATCGAAGAAGTGCTGCTGACGCACCCCGCCGTGGCCGACTGCGCCTGCGTGGCCATGCCCGATGAACAATGGGGCGAGGGCGTTGCCGCCGCCATCGTGCTCAAGCCCGGCACCGCCGCTGAAGCGGCCGAGCTGCAAGAACTGGTCAAAGGCCAGCTGCGCTCCTCGCGCGTGCCGCAAAAAATCGTCTTTAAAGACGCCCTGCCGTACAACGAAACCGGCAAGGTTCTGCGGCGCGTGATTCGGCAAGAGTTTGCCTGA
- a CDS encoding alpha/beta hydrolase domain-containing protein — translation MGRSSCQRAQPIGVCVVWMMSVLLAACGASQTAPPLPESAPPAIAEVHGPIGDAGLRGHALWDSWIDLADLGYDEQEYFVSGVAEHADDPQQTAPYTTRIIVRRPQDPARFNGTVILEWVNVSAQFENAVDTLAAHPLFHRDGYAYVHVSAQAAGLCCLPLLTPKLWDPLRYADLDHPGDDYAFDLFSQIARVFRAPQTADAIDVMAGLPVQRIIAVGQSQSANRLREYLNRVQPHAAAIDAFLIHADGPTSKDYPRDPAVPTLQLLSEREARPEPPTVSHNYRLWEIAGAAHQDYWVGAHQIQAQSLRALAGIRQPADADEQLDQRVGAYGERLDVGQFACVIEGAQFPMRYAVMAAIDALDRWLRSGQPPNNGPRFAFNENGQLARDANGNALGGVRLPPIAVPVAQYHADLCDLGGITIPFTRAELARRYPTHADYQCQMQAATARAMAEGFLLPEDGTDLMQRVANARSRWNQAGTPDDCATPAP, via the coding sequence ATGGGGCGCTCATCATGCCAGCGCGCGCAGCCGATCGGGGTGTGCGTCGTCTGGATGATGAGCGTTTTGCTTGCCGCCTGTGGCGCGAGCCAGACCGCGCCGCCTCTACCAGAGTCCGCCCCGCCTGCCATTGCTGAAGTGCACGGCCCGATCGGGGATGCCGGTCTGCGCGGCCATGCCCTGTGGGACAGTTGGATCGATCTGGCCGATCTGGGCTATGACGAGCAGGAATACTTTGTCTCCGGCGTGGCCGAACATGCCGACGACCCGCAGCAAACCGCGCCCTATACCACCCGCATCATCGTGCGCCGCCCACAAGACCCCGCGCGCTTCAATGGCACGGTGATTCTGGAGTGGGTCAACGTCAGCGCCCAGTTTGAAAATGCCGTGGATACGCTGGCTGCGCATCCGCTGTTTCATCGCGATGGCTACGCCTACGTTCACGTCAGCGCGCAGGCGGCGGGGCTGTGCTGCTTGCCATTGCTGACGCCCAAGCTCTGGGATCCGCTGCGTTACGCCGATCTCGATCATCCGGGCGATGACTATGCGTTTGACCTGTTCAGCCAGATCGCGCGTGTTTTTCGGGCGCCGCAAACCGCGGACGCGATCGATGTCATGGCCGGGCTGCCAGTGCAGCGCATCATTGCCGTGGGGCAATCGCAATCAGCCAACCGCCTGCGTGAATACCTCAATCGGGTGCAACCGCACGCCGCTGCGATTGATGCCTTCCTGATTCACGCCGACGGCCCCACCAGCAAGGATTACCCGCGCGATCCGGCGGTGCCGACCTTGCAGCTTCTGAGTGAACGCGAAGCACGTCCCGAACCGCCTACGGTCAGTCACAACTACCGGCTGTGGGAAATTGCCGGTGCCGCGCATCAGGATTACTGGGTTGGCGCCCACCAGATTCAGGCGCAATCACTGCGCGCGCTGGCCGGCATCCGTCAGCCCGCCGACGCCGATGAGCAGCTCGACCAGCGTGTCGGCGCCTATGGCGAACGGCTGGACGTGGGGCAGTTTGCCTGTGTCATCGAAGGCGCACAGTTTCCCATGCGTTACGCCGTCATGGCCGCAATCGACGCGCTGGATCGCTGGCTGCGCAGCGGCCAGCCGCCCAACAACGGCCCGCGTTTTGCGTTTAACGAAAACGGCCAGCTCGCGCGCGATGCCAACGGTAATGCCCTTGGTGGCGTGCGCCTGCCCCCGATTGCGGTGCCGGTGGCGCAATACCATGCCGATTTATGCGATCTTGGCGGCATCACCATCCCGTTTACGCGCGCCGAGTTGGCGCGGCGCTACCCCACACACGCCGATTACCAGTGCCAAATGCAAGCCGCCACCGCGCGCGCGATGGCCGAAGGTTTTTTGCTCCCCGAAGACGGCACAGACCTGATGCAGCGTGTGGCCAACGCGCGCAGCCGCTGGAATCAAGCGGGTACGCCCGATGACTGTGCAACCCCAGCGCCATAA